A single region of the Triticum urartu cultivar G1812 unplaced genomic scaffold, Tu2.1 TuUngrouped_contig_5347, whole genome shotgun sequence genome encodes:
- the LOC125529110 gene encoding GDSL esterase/lipase At5g55050-like: protein MATRQHQATGFSQEHCNNNYLPGKNVPRANMPYHGIDMPGSGKPTGRFSNGYNTANFVVTSMGFESSPPPYLLLESSSRLLVLTALAAGVNYASSGAGILDSTNAGGNIPLSRQVRCPLHEDGTGQQQIGCRAA from the exons ATGGCCACCAGGCAGCACCAAGCCACGGGCTTTTCCCAGGAGCACTGCAACAACAACTATTTACCGGGGAAGAACGTACCCCGTGCTAACATGCCCTACCACGGCATCGACATGCCCGGCTCCGGCAAACCTACCGGAAGGTTCAGCAACGGCTACAACACCGCCAATTTCGTTG TGACGAGCATGGGTTTCGAGAGTAGCCCTCCACCGTATCTGTTGCTGGAGTCGAGCTCCCGCCTTCTTGTGCTCACCGCTCTCGCCGCTGGTGTGAACTATGCGTCCTCAGGAGCTGGCATCCTAGACTCCACC AACGCGGGCGGCAACATCCCGTTGTCAAGGCAGGTACGCTGCCCCCTGCACGAGGACGGAACAGGCCAGCAACAGATCGGCTGCAGAGCAGCATAG